A single genomic interval of Fibrobacter sp. UWB4 harbors:
- a CDS encoding PD40 domain-containing protein, with translation MNKIKLLFVFVAMALAAPAFAAIDTIAVDVGISVFQTMPIGVVPFEEEGNIKWTNEAPHLILTRDANLTGRFEAVNSDKFDLVLFSKKRARQYVTGNATKLSNGKIKLDCYLYAAETKDLLLGESYTVKPYDVRQAIHSFFDKVVYRLFGERGVASTKLAYVSKIDGVKQVVISDYDGFSRRQITRDSSINMMPVWQKGNKGLVYVNFRKQRPNLYAITFGGKETPLFTQFKQTFSPAVNPKTGELLFSVTDGGKTELYRGDIKTGSAQKFLHLKSNQVSPSWSPFASEVLFTSDRGGSPQVYAVGKDGTDVRRITYMGHYNERASWSPEGDRIVYTSMDDGKMNIYTCALDGTDIIQLTSNAGNNEHPTWSPDGKLIAFASDRGGNYQIYIMRKDGSGVTRITNGVENTSPTWSWFFDDKKFK, from the coding sequence ATGAATAAAATAAAATTGCTTTTTGTGTTTGTTGCGATGGCGCTTGCGGCGCCTGCGTTTGCGGCGATTGATACGATTGCTGTGGATGTGGGGATTTCGGTATTCCAGACGATGCCGATAGGTGTTGTGCCTTTTGAAGAAGAAGGTAACATCAAGTGGACAAACGAAGCTCCGCACTTGATTTTGACGCGTGATGCAAACCTCACGGGGCGTTTCGAAGCCGTGAATTCGGACAAGTTTGACTTGGTGCTTTTTAGCAAGAAGCGCGCCCGCCAGTATGTGACCGGCAATGCGACCAAGCTTTCGAACGGGAAAATCAAGCTTGATTGCTATCTGTATGCCGCCGAAACGAAGGACTTACTGCTCGGCGAGAGCTATACCGTGAAGCCCTATGATGTGCGTCAGGCGATACATTCGTTTTTTGACAAGGTTGTTTATCGCTTGTTCGGGGAACGTGGTGTCGCATCTACAAAGCTTGCTTACGTCTCGAAAATCGATGGCGTGAAGCAGGTCGTTATTTCGGATTACGATGGTTTTTCGCGTAGGCAGATTACGCGCGATTCCTCTATCAACATGATGCCAGTTTGGCAGAAGGGCAACAAGGGCCTTGTGTATGTGAACTTCCGCAAGCAGCGCCCGAACCTTTACGCCATCACGTTTGGTGGCAAGGAAACCCCGCTCTTTACGCAGTTCAAGCAGACGTTTAGCCCGGCTGTGAATCCGAAAACTGGCGAACTCCTTTTCTCGGTGACGGATGGCGGCAAGACGGAACTTTATCGCGGTGATATAAAGACGGGTTCTGCGCAGAAGTTCTTGCACTTGAAATCGAATCAGGTGAGCCCTTCCTGGAGTCCGTTTGCAAGCGAAGTGCTCTTTACGAGTGACCGTGGCGGTTCTCCGCAAGTGTATGCGGTAGGGAAGGACGGTACGGACGTGCGCCGCATTACGTACATGGGCCATTATAATGAACGCGCGAGCTGGTCTCCGGAAGGAGATCGCATTGTCTACACGTCGATGGACGATGGTAAGATGAACATTTATACTTGCGCTCTCGATGGTACGGATATTATCCAGCTGACTTCGAACGCGGGGAATAACGAACACCCGACTTGGTCGCCCGATGGCAAGTTGATTGCATTTGCAAGTGACCGCGGTGGCAATTATCAAATTTATATTATGCGTAAAGACGGAAGTGGCGTGACTCGTATTACGAATGGTGTTGAAAATACATCGCCGACTTGGTCCTGGTTCTTTGACGATAAGAAATTTAAATAG
- a CDS encoding OmpA family protein produces MGKVIKLALMGTAVALFAWGCSKEKPETDPQPQTAPEAPADSTLNLDALVADTLSADSLARLEAERLEAERARLEELINRIMLEDVYFDYDRSELTENAKRLLAQVAEILVNETRFIVTVEGHTDARGTEDYNISLGARRSTVVREFLIAYGVDANRLVSVSYGKERPKVQGSDEMAYSKNRRAHFRVSIDQ; encoded by the coding sequence ATGGGTAAGGTCATTAAACTTGCATTGATGGGTACGGCTGTTGCACTCTTTGCTTGGGGCTGCAGCAAGGAAAAGCCAGAAACGGATCCGCAACCGCAAACGGCGCCGGAAGCTCCTGCGGATTCTACGCTCAATCTCGATGCGCTTGTGGCAGATACGCTGAGCGCGGATTCTTTGGCCCGCCTGGAAGCGGAACGCCTCGAAGCAGAACGTGCGCGCTTGGAAGAATTGATCAACCGCATCATGCTTGAAGATGTGTACTTTGACTATGACCGCTCCGAATTGACCGAAAATGCAAAGCGTTTGCTCGCGCAAGTGGCTGAGATTTTGGTCAACGAAACTCGCTTTATCGTGACGGTCGAAGGCCATACGGATGCTCGTGGCACTGAAGACTACAACATTTCTCTGGGCGCTCGCCGCTCGACAGTGGTGCGCGAATTCTTGATTGCTTATGGTGTGGATGCCAACAGGCTTGTTTCGGTAAGCTATGGCAAGGAACGCCCGAAGGTTCAGGGTTCTGACGAAATGGCGTATTCCAAGAATCGCAGAGCGCATTTCCGCGTGTCCATTGATCAGTAG
- a CDS encoding tol-pal system YbgF family protein produces MNLKTLSLSVVLASFVLSGCSSITMLRTKEMRAVGDDVIAKNDSSYKALSAENASLRAELDSVKAQLDASAVAQKRLQAEVTVLSNRMSEETVRRDTRQEEIIYRLDLLLGKSDKILAKKVVVNNGVASAVMEPDANAEKMIEAETMFNAAHSDYHRGEYKLAYNGFKQVYELVKKGEMAEGALYWMSLCLIEANQAAKAKTLLTNLVDSNPNGMKACAGMYKLASIYGNECNLDRKKQYLQMILSNNTCASTPELEQAALSLQEMLDFKSPDGRSATEICREQMR; encoded by the coding sequence GTGAATTTGAAGACTTTATCTCTTAGCGTTGTTTTGGCGTCTTTTGTGCTTTCGGGATGCAGTAGCATTACGATGTTGCGTACAAAAGAAATGCGCGCGGTCGGTGACGATGTCATTGCTAAAAATGATTCGTCGTATAAGGCCCTTTCTGCTGAAAATGCATCGCTCCGTGCAGAACTCGATAGCGTGAAGGCTCAGCTTGATGCTTCTGCGGTGGCGCAAAAGCGCTTGCAGGCCGAAGTGACTGTGCTTTCGAATCGCATGAGCGAAGAGACGGTCCGCCGCGATACGCGCCAGGAAGAAATCATTTACCGCTTGGATTTGCTCCTCGGCAAGTCTGACAAGATCTTGGCAAAGAAGGTCGTGGTGAACAATGGCGTGGCAAGCGCTGTGATGGAACCGGATGCCAATGCCGAAAAGATGATTGAGGCGGAAACGATGTTTAATGCCGCTCATTCGGATTATCACCGTGGCGAATACAAGCTCGCGTACAATGGCTTTAAGCAGGTTTATGAACTTGTGAAAAAGGGAGAAATGGCTGAAGGTGCTCTCTACTGGATGTCTCTTTGCTTGATTGAAGCGAACCAGGCGGCCAAGGCAAAGACGCTCCTCACGAATCTCGTGGATTCTAATCCGAATGGGATGAAGGCTTGCGCGGGCATGTATAAGCTTGCTTCGATTTACGGCAATGAATGCAATCTGGACCGTAAAAAGCAGTATTTGCAGATGATTCTTTCGAACAATACGTGTGCTTCGACTCCAGAACTGGAGCAGGCGGCGCTTTCGTTGCAGGAAATGCTCGACTTTAAGTCTCCTGACGGGCGCTCGGCAACGGAGATTTGTAGAGAACAAATGCGGTAA
- the murA gene encoding UDP-N-acetylglucosamine 1-carboxyvinyltransferase: MDQFIVPQVKAPVNGEVEISGAKNAVLAVMAAALLAEGVSEITNVPHLKDMKTMSDVLRVIGCHINGGSHVLKIDTRGVDHLEAPYELVKTMRASFYVLGPLVARFGRCRVSLPGGCAWGPRPVDLHLKGLEALGAKITVTHGYVEATCEGRLPGGNFNFPISSVGATVNVLMAATLAKGVSVLQNAALEPEIDNLIDFLTSMGAKIQGRGTRTLTVQGVESLRPGTGVTIPDRIEAGTFLCAAAITRGRVKVTRIIPEHIASTLDAFREIGCKVSVGADWAEVDARQQELKPMSLVTLPFPGFPTDMQAPFMATLLSIPGNSLVQDTVYNDRFKHVAELERLGASIQMNGNTATIKGGLPLEGADIMGSDLRASAALVLAGLIAEGETTISRIYHLDRGYEDFEAKMAKIGATVKRFNPDARDE, encoded by the coding sequence ATGGATCAGTTTATCGTTCCGCAAGTTAAAGCACCTGTCAATGGTGAAGTTGAAATTTCTGGAGCAAAGAACGCCGTTCTTGCCGTCATGGCAGCAGCACTTCTCGCCGAAGGCGTTTCTGAAATCACGAATGTTCCGCACCTGAAAGATATGAAGACCATGTCCGATGTGCTCCGCGTGATCGGTTGCCATATCAATGGCGGTAGCCACGTCCTAAAAATCGACACTCGCGGTGTAGACCATCTCGAAGCTCCGTACGAACTCGTGAAGACCATGCGCGCAAGCTTCTACGTGCTCGGCCCTCTCGTCGCCAGATTCGGCCGCTGCCGCGTCTCGCTCCCCGGCGGATGCGCCTGGGGCCCGCGCCCTGTGGACCTTCACCTCAAGGGTCTCGAAGCGCTCGGTGCAAAGATTACCGTCACGCACGGTTACGTCGAAGCCACTTGCGAAGGCCGCCTCCCCGGCGGTAACTTCAACTTCCCGATTTCTAGCGTCGGCGCAACGGTCAACGTCTTGATGGCAGCAACTCTTGCCAAGGGCGTGAGCGTCTTGCAGAATGCCGCCCTCGAACCCGAAATCGATAACCTCATCGACTTCCTCACCAGCATGGGCGCTAAAATTCAGGGCCGCGGTACGCGCACCCTCACCGTCCAGGGCGTCGAATCCCTCCGCCCGGGTACAGGTGTCACCATCCCGGACCGCATTGAAGCTGGCACGTTCCTCTGCGCCGCCGCCATCACACGCGGCCGCGTGAAAGTCACGCGCATCATCCCGGAACATATCGCCTCTACGCTTGACGCCTTCCGCGAAATCGGCTGCAAGGTAAGCGTCGGTGCAGACTGGGCCGAAGTCGATGCCCGCCAGCAGGAACTCAAGCCGATGAGCCTTGTGACGCTCCCGTTCCCGGGATTCCCGACCGATATGCAGGCACCGTTCATGGCAACGCTTCTTTCCATTCCAGGCAACAGCCTCGTGCAAGACACGGTCTATAACGACCGCTTCAAGCATGTCGCCGAACTCGAACGCCTGGGCGCGTCCATCCAGATGAACGGCAACACGGCCACCATCAAGGGCGGCCTCCCGCTCGAAGGTGCAGACATCATGGGTTCTGACCTCCGCGCAAGTGCAGCCCTCGTACTCGCAGGCCTCATTGCCGAAGGTGAAACGACCATCAGCCGCATTTACCACCTCGATCGCGGTTACGAAGATTTCGAAGCCAAGATGGCTAAGATCGGTGCGACCGTTAAGCGTTTCAACCCGGACGCCCGCGACGAATAA
- a CDS encoding RDD family protein, producing the protein MKWFYIDTSITDGDRRQGPYSIDEIRDFVNEGKIKDETLVWHTGEANWKAWKDFPEASEPPEPSEEELLKQTIETLLQSRMNRKRYAGFFVRANAFIIDNIILSIFGALFLYVMSLAGMLDLNAVSEIVNQYIENPTSTELVSKALELPGMSAFFTIWSFVQAVYFIVFHAVWGATPGKKLLHIHVEMANGEKLSWAFSIFRFIASIVTQATLVFYGLGYLIVLIDPQKRALHDFIARTRVVHNAIEQKENKEV; encoded by the coding sequence ATGAAATGGTTTTATATCGACACATCAATCACCGACGGGGATAGGCGTCAAGGTCCTTATTCTATCGATGAAATTAGAGATTTTGTCAACGAAGGCAAAATAAAAGACGAAACTTTAGTCTGGCACACCGGCGAAGCTAATTGGAAAGCATGGAAGGATTTTCCCGAAGCAAGCGAACCCCCAGAGCCAAGCGAAGAAGAGCTCCTCAAGCAGACGATTGAAACGCTTCTCCAGAGCAGGATGAATCGCAAGCGTTACGCCGGCTTTTTTGTACGCGCGAACGCCTTTATTATAGATAACATAATTCTTTCGATTTTTGGGGCACTATTCCTTTACGTCATGAGCCTGGCAGGCATGCTGGACTTGAATGCCGTCTCCGAGATCGTAAACCAGTACATCGAAAATCCGACCTCCACAGAACTTGTTTCCAAGGCGCTCGAACTCCCCGGAATGTCCGCGTTCTTTACAATTTGGAGCTTTGTACAGGCTGTTTACTTTATCGTATTCCACGCCGTCTGGGGCGCCACACCGGGCAAAAAGCTTTTGCACATCCATGTTGAAATGGCAAATGGCGAAAAGCTTTCGTGGGCGTTCTCGATTTTCCGCTTTATCGCAAGCATTGTCACGCAAGCGACACTCGTTTTTTATGGTCTGGGCTACCTTATCGTCCTTATCGATCCGCAAAAGAGAGCGCTACACGACTTTATAGCAAGAACACGTGTCGTTCATAATGCCATCGAACAAAAAGAAAATAAAGAGGTTTAA
- the rapA gene encoding RNA polymerase-associated protein RapA, with amino-acid sequence MMMFKIGQRYVSQAEPTLGLGIVSEVQGRTVKILFPSIGQARIYRTDEAPIERFVLQVGETVKSEKGVSFVVDSVREDAGIVVYVGRNGKEMKESELSSKISTARPAVLFKALADDEVCSSRDFLRHEDAMEMYYKWTSSPVRGMIGPRVNMIPHQYYLCYRACSSSTLPRLMLSDEVGLGKTIEAGMIWHALKSRGRIQRTLVIVPETLKHQWMIEMKRRFNQLFTLVDEGYIRGLFVGVAKDETKPNPFLQSNDIIVSIDFLMAQPALIEDLLKTNWDMTIIDEAHHLVCEDGFTSHEYMLANRVIGRSKGVLLLTGTPLQLHPESQFNRLKMLDPVRFADYNDFIKDQEAYLKLVRDLNKLPTDPNHHMSWDDLYECVPKNSQIRPWLEQENSKSMTAGEWMRRIVDGMGTGSVVFRNTRKGVGGFPKRVLDEIPLEPNPAYREMVDVAADRDLEASTDIQENGLLCTRFSDAWAMDERFVWLKGFLKEYKNEKVLLICESIQVVQALETLLLEFLGEGAFVMFHEDMSIMARDKAAANFSKPDGANLLIASEIGSEGRNFQFSHHLVLFDLPLDAALVEQRIGRLDRIGQDKDIIIHVPYVKGSGQEVMFRWYNEGLNSFGAPLMSGGELFLKYTESLIEALATPRASLENFVKNVIPQVKKDCEQMRKHIENGRDRLLEFNSRNPEKAKEITDEIRELDAEPELKNLVFDSLMNRGLDVEKSSVQDCFLITMGPQVEAGSVPGMPDLAMAATSAGGGRVNSQTDLCGEGSGEGDGDGRVSGGTCMTVTFDRDVAMTHDDIEFISLDHPLAQGVFDYETSFGRGTVSCAIWPNSGLRGLMMQYNFAVELPVSEEWGCADIAGPKYFKVLVNAKGENMSGYFDALSNAALKDVGVPQGNAAVDMTLRYFAKDGLAKARLIVSEQAKKYAEEAANAVEARSEQEYQRMNHLLSMRGKAGTSEALKQLRKNVQERKKIVANPQLRLDAIRLVVCK; translated from the coding sequence ATGATGATGTTTAAAATTGGTCAGCGCTACGTTAGCCAAGCCGAACCTACCCTGGGGCTTGGTATTGTATCTGAAGTTCAGGGCCGTACTGTTAAAATTTTGTTCCCGTCTATCGGTCAAGCTCGTATTTACAGGACCGATGAAGCTCCGATTGAACGATTTGTGTTGCAAGTGGGTGAAACCGTCAAGAGTGAAAAGGGTGTCTCCTTCGTGGTGGACTCCGTTCGCGAAGATGCGGGTATTGTGGTTTATGTCGGGCGTAATGGCAAAGAGATGAAGGAATCCGAGCTGAGTTCGAAGATTTCGACCGCTCGACCGGCTGTGCTATTTAAGGCCTTGGCCGATGACGAAGTTTGCTCGTCGCGTGATTTTTTGCGTCATGAAGATGCGATGGAAATGTATTACAAGTGGACGTCTTCGCCGGTTCGCGGCATGATTGGTCCGCGAGTGAACATGATCCCGCACCAGTATTACCTTTGCTACCGCGCATGCTCTAGCTCGACACTCCCAAGGCTCATGCTTTCGGACGAAGTGGGCTTGGGCAAGACGATTGAAGCGGGCATGATTTGGCATGCTCTCAAGTCGAGAGGCCGCATCCAGCGTACGCTCGTGATTGTCCCGGAAACGCTGAAGCACCAGTGGATGATCGAAATGAAGCGACGTTTCAACCAGCTCTTTACGCTGGTGGATGAAGGCTACATCCGCGGGCTTTTCGTGGGCGTCGCTAAAGACGAGACGAAACCCAATCCGTTCTTGCAGAGTAACGACATCATCGTGTCCATTGACTTTTTGATGGCGCAGCCTGCTTTGATTGAAGACCTTTTGAAGACGAACTGGGACATGACCATCATTGATGAAGCTCACCATCTGGTGTGCGAGGATGGTTTCACGAGCCACGAGTACATGCTTGCGAACAGGGTGATTGGACGCTCGAAGGGTGTGCTGCTTTTGACCGGTACTCCCTTGCAGCTCCATCCGGAATCTCAGTTCAACCGTCTCAAGATGCTCGACCCGGTGCGCTTTGCAGACTATAACGATTTTATCAAGGACCAGGAAGCTTACCTCAAGCTTGTGCGAGATTTAAATAAGCTTCCGACCGACCCGAACCACCACATGAGCTGGGACGACTTGTACGAATGCGTCCCGAAGAACTCGCAAATCCGTCCGTGGCTTGAACAGGAAAATTCAAAGTCCATGACCGCAGGCGAATGGATGCGCCGCATTGTCGATGGCATGGGCACGGGTTCTGTGGTGTTCCGCAATACGCGTAAGGGCGTGGGCGGATTCCCGAAGCGTGTGCTCGATGAAATCCCGCTTGAACCGAATCCGGCTTACCGTGAAATGGTGGATGTCGCTGCCGACCGCGACTTGGAAGCTTCGACGGACATTCAGGAAAATGGCCTCCTCTGCACGAGGTTCTCCGACGCATGGGCGATGGATGAACGTTTTGTGTGGCTCAAGGGGTTCCTCAAGGAATACAAGAACGAAAAGGTTTTGCTGATTTGCGAATCTATCCAGGTCGTGCAGGCGCTTGAAACTTTGCTCCTCGAATTCCTGGGCGAAGGTGCGTTTGTGATGTTCCACGAAGACATGAGCATCATGGCTCGTGACAAGGCTGCGGCAAACTTCAGCAAGCCCGATGGTGCAAACTTGCTCATCGCATCAGAAATTGGTTCTGAAGGCCGTAACTTCCAGTTCTCGCATCACTTGGTGCTGTTTGACTTGCCGCTTGATGCGGCGCTTGTGGAACAGCGTATTGGCCGCTTGGACCGCATTGGTCAGGACAAGGACATCATCATCCACGTGCCGTACGTGAAGGGCTCGGGTCAGGAAGTGATGTTCCGCTGGTACAATGAAGGCTTGAACTCGTTTGGCGCTCCGCTCATGAGCGGTGGTGAACTCTTCCTCAAGTACACGGAATCACTGATTGAAGCTTTGGCAACGCCGCGCGCTAGCCTTGAAAACTTTGTGAAGAACGTCATCCCGCAGGTCAAGAAAGACTGCGAGCAGATGCGTAAGCATATTGAAAACGGCCGTGACCGCTTGCTCGAATTCAACTCCCGCAATCCAGAAAAGGCAAAGGAAATCACGGATGAAATTCGTGAACTTGATGCCGAGCCGGAACTCAAGAATCTCGTGTTTGATTCCTTGATGAATCGCGGACTTGATGTGGAAAAGAGTTCTGTGCAGGATTGCTTCCTCATCACGATGGGACCGCAGGTTGAAGCGGGTTCTGTGCCGGGCATGCCTGATTTGGCAATGGCTGCGACGAGTGCTGGCGGTGGCCGCGTGAATAGCCAGACGGATCTCTGTGGCGAAGGTAGTGGAGAAGGTGACGGCGATGGTCGCGTGAGCGGTGGCACTTGCATGACGGTCACGTTCGATCGCGATGTTGCGATGACGCACGACGATATTGAATTTATCAGCTTGGACCATCCGCTGGCTCAAGGCGTGTTCGATTACGAAACGAGCTTTGGCCGTGGAACAGTGTCTTGCGCCATTTGGCCGAACTCCGGTTTGCGTGGGCTCATGATGCAGTACAACTTTGCTGTGGAACTCCCGGTGTCCGAAGAATGGGGCTGTGCCGATATCGCAGGGCCGAAGTATTTCAAGGTGCTCGTGAATGCGAAGGGCGAAAACATGTCCGGGTATTTCGATGCGCTTTCGAATGCGGCGCTTAAGGACGTTGGCGTTCCGCAGGGCAATGCGGCTGTCGATATGACGCTCCGTTACTTTGCTAAGGATGGCCTTGCAAAGGCTCGCTTGATTGTTTCTGAACAGGCTAAGAAGTATGCCGAAGAAGCGGCGAATGCCGTGGAAGCGCGTTCGGAACAGGAATACCAGCGCATGAACCATTTGCTCTCGATGCGTGGCAAGGCGGGTACGAGCGAAGCTTTGAAGCAGCTCCGCAAGAACGTGCAGGAACGCAAGAAGATTGTGGCGAACCCGCAACTCCGCCTCGATGCAATCCGCCTGGTGGTGTGTAAGTAA
- the proB gene encoding glutamate 5-kinase, protein MSELRKNILDEARRVVVKIGSRILVDSERGGVRTRYIQKLADSVARLMDAGKEVVIVTSGAVGTGMAELGYAQKPTVLAEKQACAAVGQIDLMYAYREMFRWVQLSVGQILLSAEDFRDRARYKNLQNTIKAMLARKIVPIINENDSLAVAEIKVGDNDKLSSDVALFLDADLLLIFTDEDGLFDDNPKKNPNARLLNFVPEITPAILALAGKPGEAGSAVSTGGMRSKLEAIRNVTKSGANAFLASGMKVLPHQVFFENATGTLFAGSKKKLNSRQRWLSFITTPRGSVIVDEGGVKALRENHSSLLPVGVIAVQKHFDKGDLIEVQDEKKNPVARGVAGFDSETLKLVLRKKTAQVHEILGKNVPDELIHKNDLVVF, encoded by the coding sequence ATGAGTGAATTAAGAAAGAACATTTTAGATGAAGCTCGCCGCGTGGTGGTGAAGATTGGATCTCGCATTCTCGTGGATTCCGAGCGAGGTGGCGTTCGTACGCGTTACATCCAGAAGCTCGCGGATTCCGTGGCTCGCTTGATGGATGCCGGCAAGGAAGTCGTCATTGTCACGAGTGGCGCTGTGGGTACTGGCATGGCTGAACTGGGTTACGCTCAAAAGCCGACCGTACTTGCCGAAAAGCAGGCTTGCGCTGCCGTGGGCCAGATTGACCTCATGTATGCTTATCGCGAAATGTTCCGCTGGGTGCAACTCTCCGTCGGTCAGATTCTCTTGTCTGCAGAAGACTTCCGCGACCGTGCACGTTACAAGAATTTACAGAACACCATCAAGGCAATGCTTGCTCGCAAGATTGTTCCGATTATTAACGAGAACGACTCCTTGGCTGTTGCCGAAATCAAGGTGGGCGATAACGACAAGCTTTCGAGCGATGTGGCGCTGTTCTTGGATGCTGACTTGCTCCTCATCTTTACGGATGAAGATGGCTTGTTCGATGACAATCCGAAGAAGAATCCGAACGCCCGCTTGTTGAACTTTGTTCCTGAAATTACGCCTGCCATTTTGGCGCTTGCCGGAAAGCCCGGCGAGGCCGGGTCCGCCGTCAGTACCGGCGGCATGAGGAGCAAGCTCGAAGCCATTCGCAATGTGACGAAGAGTGGCGCGAATGCATTCCTCGCTAGCGGTATGAAGGTCCTCCCGCATCAGGTGTTCTTTGAAAATGCAACAGGTACGTTGTTTGCTGGTTCCAAGAAAAAGCTCAATAGCCGTCAGCGCTGGCTCAGCTTTATCACAACGCCGCGTGGAAGCGTGATTGTCGATGAAGGTGGCGTGAAGGCTTTGCGTGAAAATCATTCGAGTTTGTTGCCGGTTGGCGTGATTGCGGTACAGAAGCATTTCGACAAGGGTGACTTGATTGAAGTCCAGGACGAAAAGAAGAATCCTGTGGCTCGCGGTGTCGCTGGTTTTGATAGCGAAACGCTCAAGCTTGTGCTCCGCAAGAAGACTGCCCAGGTGCATGAAATCTTGGGCAAGAATGTCCCTGATGAACTTATCCACAAGAACGACTTGGTTGTATTCTAA
- the scpB gene encoding SMC-Scp complex subunit ScpB, with the protein MAEDQNVEELAEESAELPKVESREDLARIIQALVFASPDVVTLKKLREILGDFLDARSVADALITANDSLNKIQSPFEIVEQAGGYRFRTRAKYYPWVRKLFPEANARRLSQAALETLAVIAYQQPITKAAIEQVRGVSSADGPIRNLLDKGFITLGARAETVGNPYTYVTTQEFLKYFGINRIPEDLPRLREFSELLEAGALVPQYSKPDNAPEEPTPLEESTDQIELSMGDA; encoded by the coding sequence ATGGCTGAAGATCAGAATGTCGAAGAACTGGCCGAAGAATCGGCGGAACTCCCGAAAGTTGAAAGTAGGGAAGACCTGGCTCGCATTATACAGGCGCTTGTGTTTGCGTCTCCGGATGTCGTGACGCTCAAGAAGCTTCGCGAAATTCTTGGCGATTTTTTGGATGCTCGTTCTGTGGCGGATGCGCTCATCACTGCGAACGATTCTTTGAACAAGATTCAGTCTCCGTTTGAAATTGTGGAACAGGCGGGCGGTTACCGCTTTAGAACACGTGCAAAGTATTATCCGTGGGTGCGCAAGCTCTTCCCGGAAGCAAATGCAAGACGCCTCTCGCAGGCAGCGCTTGAAACGCTTGCCGTGATTGCTTACCAGCAGCCGATTACAAAGGCCGCGATTGAACAGGTTCGTGGCGTTTCTTCTGCGGATGGTCCGATCCGTAACTTGCTTGACAAGGGCTTTATTACTTTGGGCGCAAGAGCAGAAACGGTCGGTAACCCTTACACTTACGTGACCACGCAGGAATTTTTAAAATACTTTGGTATCAATCGCATTCCGGAAGACTTGCCGCGTTTGCGCGAATTCAGTGAACTTTTGGAAGCGGGCGCTTTGGTGCCGCAGTACTCCAAGCCTGATAACGCTCCGGAAGAACCGACTCCGCTCGAAGAATCGACTGACCAGATTGAATTGTCTATGGGAGATGCTTAA